The Longimicrobium sp. DNA segment GTGCCCACCACGCTGCTGGCGATGATCGACTCCTCGGTCGGCGGAAAGACGGGGGTCGACACGCCGGCGGGGAAGAACCTGGTCGGCGCCTTCCACCAGCCGCACGTGGTGGTCGCCGATCCGGACCTGCTGCACACGCTCCCCGATGCGCACATCCGCGCCGGGCTGGCCGAGGCGGTGAAGCACGGCGCCATCGCCGACCCCGAGTACCTGGAGTGGATCGAGTCCGCCGCCGCCGACCTGCTGGCGGGCGACACCGACGCGCTCACCCGCCTGATCGTGCGCTCGGTGGAGATCAAGGCCGAGATCGTGAAGCGCGACGAAACCGAGACCGGCCCCCGCAAGCTGCTGAACTTCGGCCACACCATCGGCCACGCCATCGAGGCGCTCTCGGGCTACGCGCTCCTGCACGGCGAGGCGGTGGCCATCGGGATGGTGGAGGAGGCGCGCATCGGCGAGCGCTGCGGCATCACCGCGGCGGGAACCTCGGCGCGGCTGCGCAAGGCGCTCACGCGGCTCGGCCTTCCCACCTCGCTCCCGCTGGAGATGAACGTGGAAGAGGTGGTGGACTGGACCCGCGCCGACAAGAAGGCCCGCGAGGGCCGCGTGGAGTACGCGCTGATCGAGGCCATCGGCGCCCCCGCCGTGGGCCGCGACGGGCGATACGGCTCCCCGGTGGCGGACGAGACGGTGATGGAGGTCCTGGGCGGCGTGGGCAATCGCGCCTGAAGAGTACGAAAGTACGAGAGTACGGAAGTACGAAACCGCGGGTGGCGCGATGAAGGCGACGTCGCACCGATGAAGTCCGCGAAGGCGGACTGCGTGCCGTTGTAGCCGCGAGTTCACTCGCATCTTCGCGAACACAGTATCCACCGATATTCCGATCCAGTACAACAGAAAACGGGCCGGCTCCGCGAGGGAGCCGGCCCGTTCTGCGTTCCTTCGAGGCCGTGCGCCTACTGCTTGGGCGCGGCCGGCTGGTTGGCCGGGGCGGGCG contains these protein-coding regions:
- the aroB gene encoding 3-dehydroquinate synthase; translated protein: MSSKQRIAIQLPERPGRGYEILVGSGLFSTLATILSRFCPAHRYAVVTDDRVAELYAVKLSRMLHSAGYRADVFAFQNGEERKTRDTWGLVGDAMLEAGIGRDAALIAFGGGVPGDLGGFVAATYMRGLPLVQVPTTLLAMIDSSVGGKTGVDTPAGKNLVGAFHQPHVVVADPDLLHTLPDAHIRAGLAEAVKHGAIADPEYLEWIESAAADLLAGDTDALTRLIVRSVEIKAEIVKRDETETGPRKLLNFGHTIGHAIEALSGYALLHGEAVAIGMVEEARIGERCGITAAGTSARLRKALTRLGLPTSLPLEMNVEEVVDWTRADKKAREGRVEYALIEAIGAPAVGRDGRYGSPVADETVMEVLGGVGNRA